The sequence below is a genomic window from Anaerocolumna chitinilytica.
AAAGCAGTAATTTCCCATCTATGTTTTCTTTAAAATGATATCCGTGTTCTGTAAGTATATGTTTCATTGCCTTTTTATCGCGGTTATCCAGAACCAGGTGTTTTTGTAAAGACTGTTCCAAATGTTTCATTTTAATTTCCTGGACCAATTGTCCTTCATGTATGATACCGATTCGATCAACAAGTTTAGAAAGTTCTTCAAGCTGATGACTGGATATAAAAACCGTAACACCGTAATTTTTTGATAAATCGAAAAGCATTTCCCGGATTTCCACAACACCAGCGGGATCAAGACCATTAATTGGTTCATCCAAAATTAAAATCTTTGGATTGTGGATCATTGCTTTTGCTAAACCTAGTCGCTGTTTGTTTCCAAGGGAAAGATTTTTCGCTTTCTTATTCTTGTGAACTTCTAAACCGAGCTTTTGTATTACCCGGGTTATGGCTCGACAATCAGATATCATTTGCATCCTGCGGGCAATCTCTAAATTTTCGATTACAGTCAGCCCAGGATAATAGGTAGCTTCCTCTAAATAGCCAACTTGCTCCCATAACTTATGAGCTCTGGAGTCAACTTTATTTCCCAGCATATAAATACTACCGGATGAGGGTTTGAGCAATGATAGCATCATTTTAATTGTGGTTGATTTGCCAGCCCCATTCAAACCAAGAAACCCAAATATTTCACCACTATTTACTTCAAGTGAAAGATTGCTAACGGCACGATAATCGCCAAATTTTTTTGTGAGATTTGATAGCTGTATTGCAGCGGAGCCAGCACTAGTTGATTTTCCCATTTATACACTCCTTTTGTGAATTTCTTTTTGCGGTTTATTTAACGCTATAATGAACTTTAATTTTATAACATCAACTGAACCTCAATTTTTTGTCTCAATTTCGTTGATATTCAGTTTACCTTACAGGTGATATAATATTTAACAAGGAGGTGGCTATAGTGTTTGACATTTTAGTTGTTGAAGATGATATAAATACCCAAAAACTAATGTGTGCTGTTTTAAGGCGTGGCGGATATAAAACATATACAGCAAAAGATGGTCTTGAAGCACTTGAAAGGATGGAAAACCAGCGGTTTGATTTGATTATTTTAGATTTGATGATGCCGCGTATGGACGGCTATGAATTTTGTGAACAATTACGCAATGTGGGAGAGAACCTTCCAATACTGATGGTAACAGCCAATCAGGAGGCTACAGATAAGTATAAAGGGTTTCTAGCCGGAACGGATGATTATATGACGAAACCTTTTGATGAACAAGAAATGCTATTCCGGGTGAAGGCACTTTTACGCCGGGCACAAATTGCCAGTGAGCACCGGGTTATCATAGGTGAAACCACAGCGGATTACAATACACTTACTATTTCATGGAAAGAGGAAGAACATGCTTTGCCCAAAAAGGAATTCCAACTACTTTTTAAGCTCATGAGTTATCCCAATATGATATTTACACGTAATCAGCTAATGGACGAATTCTGGGGATTAGAAACAGAAACAGACGAACATACCTTAAATGTTCATATCAACAGATTGCGGGACAAATTGAGAGAAAACCCTGATTTTGAAATTATAACTGTACGTGGTCTGGGGTATAAAATTGGGAGGCGTATATGAGGCAAACTAAAAAAAGACTTTTTCCGAAAATAAGCCTTGCGGTTTCCTTGGTGGCCTTGGTTTTTCTGGTCATGCTTTTGTCCGTTTTATCTGCCGGTTTGATTGCTTATGTTCTGATTCAAATAGGTGTCATGGATGTAGAAGGTACTGCAAGTCAAAGCCGTGCTATCTCCGTAATGATATATATCAGCATTTTTTTAGGTGTGGTAATAGCAACATTATTAAGCAGGCGTTCTGTTAAACCAATAAGGGATATGATGGAAGCTACTAAAAAGGTATCCAAGGGCAATTTCTCGGTGCTGGTTAAAGGCAGTTTTGTCTTTGAATTGGATGCGCTTGCCGGGAGTTTCAATAAGATGGTGCAGGAGCTAAAAGGGATTGAAACTCTGCGCAGTGACTTTGTTAGAAACTTCTCCCATGAGTTCAAAACACCCATTACTTCAATTAGCGGTTTTGCCAAACTATTGCAGGCAGGTGATGCCAGCGAAGAAGAAAAGCAGGAATACTTAAGCATAATCGTACAAGAATCAGAGCGCCTTGCCCGCCTTTCCACCAACATTCTTAATCTTTCAAAAATAGAAAATACAGAGATCATAAGTGAAAAAGCTATCTATAAGCTTGATGAGCAGATTAGACTTGCGATTGTAATGTTAGAGCCAAAGTGGAGTGATAAAAATCTTCATATTGACATTAAGCTTGAAGATGGAATCGAAATACTTGGTGATAAAAATCTAATACAGCAAATTTGGGTTAATCTTCTTGATAATGCTATCAAGTTCACAAACAATTGCGGTGAAATAAAAGTAAGCTTATGGCAGAGCGGGCAAATGGCAACCTTCTATCTTGAAGATATGGGATGCGGGATGGATGATGAAACCATGGGACATATATTTGACAAATTCTATCAAGGAGACAAATCTCACTCATTAACCGGAAACGGATTGGGTTTGACTTTAGTTAAGAGAATAATTGAACTGTGTGAAGGAACCATTGAAGTACAAAGCAAAATTGGGAAAGGCACTGTTTTTATTGTAAAACTGCCATTGGGTACGATTGCGAGGAGCATTTCCTAACAGAATGGTCTAAATCATTTAAATGTTTTGAAACTTTAAGTTTATTGGTATATAATGGAGATTAGTGACTTATAAGCTTATCGTTTCTAAAGTGTTTCAGACCTGAGGATTATGAAACATCAGAAATCTGAAGCACTATAAAAATAGATGAAGTATTTTATATTAGGAGGAGGAAAAAA
It includes:
- a CDS encoding ABC transporter ATP-binding protein translates to MGKSTSAGSAAIQLSNLTKKFGDYRAVSNLSLEVNSGEIFGFLGLNGAGKSTTIKMMLSLLKPSSGSIYMLGNKVDSRAHKLWEQVGYLEEATYYPGLTVIENLEIARRMQMISDCRAITRVIQKLGLEVHKNKKAKNLSLGNKQRLGLAKAMIHNPKILILDEPINGLDPAGVVEIREMLFDLSKNYGVTVFISSHQLEELSKLVDRIGIIHEGQLVQEIKMKHLEQSLQKHLVLDNRDKKAMKHILTEHGYHFKENIDGKLLLFENSATEKPERLAELLVRSGQSPTQLNIVTEDLEGYFLRIIQNKRRI
- a CDS encoding response regulator transcription factor, yielding MFDILVVEDDINTQKLMCAVLRRGGYKTYTAKDGLEALERMENQRFDLIILDLMMPRMDGYEFCEQLRNVGENLPILMVTANQEATDKYKGFLAGTDDYMTKPFDEQEMLFRVKALLRRAQIASEHRVIIGETTADYNTLTISWKEEEHALPKKEFQLLFKLMSYPNMIFTRNQLMDEFWGLETETDEHTLNVHINRLRDKLRENPDFEIITVRGLGYKIGRRI
- a CDS encoding sensor histidine kinase, coding for MRQTKKRLFPKISLAVSLVALVFLVMLLSVLSAGLIAYVLIQIGVMDVEGTASQSRAISVMIYISIFLGVVIATLLSRRSVKPIRDMMEATKKVSKGNFSVLVKGSFVFELDALAGSFNKMVQELKGIETLRSDFVRNFSHEFKTPITSISGFAKLLQAGDASEEEKQEYLSIIVQESERLARLSTNILNLSKIENTEIISEKAIYKLDEQIRLAIVMLEPKWSDKNLHIDIKLEDGIEILGDKNLIQQIWVNLLDNAIKFTNNCGEIKVSLWQSGQMATFYLEDMGCGMDDETMGHIFDKFYQGDKSHSLTGNGLGLTLVKRIIELCEGTIEVQSKIGKGTVFIVKLPLGTIARSIS